One Planktothrix serta PCC 8927 DNA window includes the following coding sequences:
- a CDS encoding glycosyltransferase family 4 protein — protein sequence MRIHVEGWRSFPHSYSITNQFQLLEMLKRSPLELTHEDIPGLKPEWQPFTGLLNQELETHLQHIPQAINPAVDVTLRVYQPFNFQSSRSQKTLVYATAPWGILINSSLPLKPLFHLKNQSLNSDVTVITPSEWSREGLIRSGLNPQQVIVIPWGVDPTIYHPLNETERIGLRKKWGWDDYFIFFHVGSLQDQDGIKPILRAFTQIAARYPQARLVLKGSALFQNSDQWLTHAIQEVLTEEQVADIKPKIAYLNQPLSCTALAQLYQISDAYLAADVATAFNLSVLEAAASGLPIICSSGGATAEIINEQFSLKINSQFKTRIIQNQSRFFIHPSWEHLVELMQEVIENSQWREQAKKIAPEWIAERYTWKHTVDKILEISQKETPISWGTPINNIPLSLSSPHSILVEGWRDIPHSYSFINSYQLLEMLKYPALQVFHQDIPYVTSDWKPSKQLLNVEAQDLLDRIPVLETGQKTDVTLRIYCPFNLTASASKKTAIFGCTEWGIVPRSILNGMKIDCFREAHRNSDTLIITSSHWSREGFIRSGAVPERVVVIPLGVDPQIYHPTSEEKRQELRQLFGWNDCFIFLNIGVMWNERQGIDRILKAFARLTEKYPEARLVLKGRDAIFPSKDYLKKATKDSLNDAEIQRVSSRLRYIGNNLSSLEMAQLYQAADAYVSPYSAEGFNLPVLEAIATGVPVICTDGGPTDDFTNETLVYKIRSTFEEITLKTGETRFFLEPDQDHLLELMETVIEKGNLYQTLQKIGPNFVAQKFTWKIIVEQLLKVLFHNL from the coding sequence ATGCGAATTCATGTTGAAGGCTGGCGTTCTTTTCCCCATTCCTATAGTATCACGAATCAATTTCAACTCTTGGAAATGTTGAAGCGATCGCCCTTAGAATTAACCCATGAAGATATTCCGGGTTTGAAACCCGAATGGCAACCTTTTACTGGATTATTGAATCAGGAATTAGAAACCCATTTACAACACATTCCTCAAGCGATTAACCCGGCTGTTGATGTTACTCTCAGAGTCTATCAACCGTTTAATTTTCAATCGTCTCGCAGTCAAAAAACCCTAGTCTATGCTACTGCACCTTGGGGAATTTTAATTAACTCATCCTTACCCCTTAAACCGTTATTTCACTTAAAAAATCAGAGCTTAAATTCCGATGTAACTGTAATTACTCCTTCCGAATGGTCACGGGAAGGCTTAATCAGAAGTGGTTTAAATCCTCAACAGGTGATTGTTATTCCTTGGGGTGTTGATCCAACAATTTATCATCCCCTGAATGAAACGGAACGAATAGGATTAAGAAAAAAATGGGGATGGGACGATTATTTTATCTTTTTTCATGTCGGAAGTTTACAGGATCAAGATGGAATTAAACCGATTTTAAGGGCTTTTACTCAGATAGCAGCACGCTATCCCCAAGCTCGATTAGTGTTAAAAGGATCAGCCTTATTTCAGAACTCGGATCAGTGGTTAACCCATGCTATTCAAGAAGTATTAACCGAGGAACAAGTCGCTGATATTAAGCCTAAAATTGCTTATTTGAATCAACCCTTATCGTGTACCGCCCTAGCTCAATTATATCAAATTTCTGATGCTTATTTAGCTGCGGATGTTGCTACGGCTTTTAATTTATCAGTATTGGAAGCAGCCGCATCAGGATTACCGATTATTTGTAGTTCTGGAGGCGCGACAGCAGAAATTATAAATGAACAGTTTAGCTTAAAAATCAACAGTCAATTTAAAACCCGAATTATTCAAAATCAAAGCCGATTTTTTATCCATCCCAGTTGGGAACATCTGGTAGAATTAATGCAAGAAGTGATAGAAAATTCTCAATGGCGAGAACAAGCTAAAAAAATCGCTCCCGAATGGATAGCTGAACGTTATACCTGGAAACATACCGTTGATAAAATATTAGAAATTAGCCAAAAAGAAACCCCGATATCCTGGGGAACTCCGATCAATAATATTCCCCTTTCTTTATCTTCTCCCCATAGTATTTTGGTGGAAGGATGGCGAGATATTCCCCATTCCTATTCCTTTATTAACAGTTATCAACTGTTAGAAATGCTAAAATATCCAGCCTTACAAGTATTTCATCAAGATATTCCTTATGTTACCTCCGACTGGAAACCCAGCAAACAATTATTAAATGTAGAAGCACAGGATTTACTCGATAGAATTCCGGTTCTTGAAACGGGTCAAAAAACAGATGTTACCCTGCGAATTTATTGTCCCTTTAATTTAACGGCTTCTGCGAGTAAAAAAACAGCAATTTTTGGCTGTACAGAATGGGGAATTGTGCCTCGATCTATTTTAAATGGGATGAAAATTGACTGTTTTAGAGAAGCACATCGCAATTCTGATACTTTAATTATTACTTCTTCCCATTGGTCGAGGGAAGGATTTATTCGCAGTGGTGCTGTTCCTGAACGAGTGGTGGTTATTCCTTTAGGAGTTGATCCTCAGATTTATCACCCGACATCAGAAGAAAAACGACAGGAACTTCGTCAATTATTTGGCTGGAATGATTGTTTTATTTTCCTAAATATTGGGGTAATGTGGAATGAACGTCAAGGAATTGATCGGATTTTAAAAGCCTTTGCTCGCCTTACCGAAAAATACCCCGAAGCTCGATTAGTTTTAAAAGGAAGAGATGCTATTTTTCCGTCTAAAGATTATCTCAAAAAAGCTACAAAAGACAGCTTAAATGATGCCGAAATTCAACGAGTTTCTTCCCGACTGCGTTATATTGGTAACAATTTATCCTCCTTAGAAATGGCACAACTTTATCAAGCCGCCGATGCTTATGTGTCTCCCTATTCCGCCGAAGGATTTAATCTTCCCGTATTAGAAGCGATCGCCACCGGGGTTCCGGTAATTTGTACCGATGGAGGGCCAACAGATGATTTTACAAATGAAACATTAGTCTATAAAATTAGAAGTACCTTTGAAGAAATCACGTTAAAAACAGGTGAAACTCGATTCTTTTTAGAACCCGATCAAGATCATTTATTAGAGTTAATGGAAACAGTGATCGAAAAAGGAAATCTTTATCAAACCTTACAAAAAATTGGGCCTAATTTTGTCGCCCAAAAATTTACTTGGAAAATTATCGTTGAGCAATTATTAAAGGTTTTATTCCACAATCTTTAA
- a CDS encoding MlaD family protein, with product MRSRAIREGSVGLLILLGLGLLGAVILWLKNISLGTRSYNLIAEFPDASALQIGTPVRYRGVKIGRVTQLKATLNSVDVTLEISPSSFIIPRNVIIQSNQIGLLNEGYVDIIPKGNISQKIADADPLSPDCPETILCNNTRVSGELGIDVMKLISSLYNFAEIYGDPQLYANLNSAAKSSSNAAQEAIKLSGKISSFLAVTQSEIEELNASVGTGIGGLNQSVSQGVNVLTSEMTNLSTFVQRDTKEVAQATVDSANSVSRAANQISALSNQFSGLLANNRSSLVSTLENINQTTKELSVLVGTLTPVMTKLEQANIIENLEAASVNAEAASANLRDLSKGVSDPENLILIQETLSSTRNTLQTLQEISEDINQLTGDEQLQNNLKNLINGLGRLFNSTQRLERQKSMSEELEPLAKAVEKTQVTLSIINQSSTLDRAVSEPNTTVDQLMNSATDYSIDQNQKFIPQPQFNRE from the coding sequence ATGCGATCGCGCGCCATTCGAGAAGGTTCTGTTGGTTTATTAATTCTGTTAGGATTAGGTTTGCTGGGAGCCGTAATTTTATGGCTCAAAAATATTAGTTTAGGAACGCGCAGTTACAATCTAATTGCAGAATTTCCTGATGCTTCTGCATTACAAATCGGAACTCCCGTGCGATATCGAGGGGTTAAAATCGGTCGAGTTACCCAACTTAAAGCCACCTTAAATTCTGTCGATGTGACGTTAGAAATTTCCCCCAGCAGTTTTATTATTCCTCGCAATGTGATTATTCAATCTAACCAGATTGGGTTATTAAATGAAGGATATGTTGATATTATTCCTAAAGGAAATATTTCTCAAAAAATAGCCGATGCCGATCCGCTAAGTCCAGATTGTCCTGAAACAATTCTGTGTAATAATACTCGCGTTTCTGGAGAATTGGGAATTGATGTGATGAAACTAATTTCAAGTTTATACAACTTTGCGGAAATCTATGGCGATCCTCAATTATATGCTAATTTGAATAGCGCAGCTAAGAGCAGTTCTAATGCGGCTCAAGAAGCTATAAAATTGAGTGGAAAAATCTCCAGCTTTTTAGCCGTTACTCAGTCAGAAATTGAAGAATTAAATGCGTCTGTAGGTACGGGAATAGGGGGGTTAAATCAATCGGTCAGTCAAGGAGTTAATGTTTTGACTTCAGAAATGACTAATCTTTCAACTTTTGTTCAAAGAGACACAAAAGAAGTCGCTCAAGCTACTGTTGATTCTGCAAATTCTGTCAGTCGTGCGGCGAATCAAATTAGCGCTCTTAGTAATCAATTTAGTGGGTTATTAGCGAATAATCGCTCTAGTTTAGTTTCTACTTTAGAAAATATCAATCAAACGACTAAAGAATTGAGTGTTTTAGTCGGAACTTTAACTCCTGTAATGACTAAGTTAGAACAGGCTAATATTATTGAAAATTTGGAAGCCGCCTCAGTGAATGCAGAAGCAGCATCGGCTAACCTCCGAGATTTATCAAAAGGAGTCAGTGATCCTGAAAATTTAATCCTAATTCAAGAAACTTTAAGTTCTACCCGAAATACCCTGCAAACCCTTCAAGAAATTAGTGAAGATATTAATCAATTAACCGGAGATGAACAATTACAAAATAACCTCAAAAATTTAATTAATGGTTTGGGGAGATTATTCAACTCAACTCAACGTTTAGAACGTCAAAAATCGATGTCTGAAGAATTAGAACCTTTGGCTAAAGCTGTTGAAAAAACTCAGGTCACACTCTCAATCATTAATCAATCTTCAACTCTCGATAGGGCAGTTTCAGAACCCAATACAACAGTAGATCAACTGATGAATTCCGCTACAGATTATTCTATTGATCAAAATCAAAAATTTATTCCTCAACCTCAATTTAATAGGGAATAG
- a CDS encoding CobW family GTP-binding protein: protein MQSAVTPNTELTMDDPKRGMPVTIITGFLGSGKTTLLNHILSNQQGIKTAVLVNEFGEIGIDNELIINTDENNTMVELSNGCVCCTINEDLVNAVYKVLERSEKVDYMVVETTGLADPLPVALTFLSTELRDMTRLDSIVTLVDCANFSLDLFNSEAANSQIIYGDIIVLNKTDLVDEADVDLLEIRIRDMKKDSRILRTHNSQVPLPLVLSVGLFESDKYFNPESDSHDDDHDHEHDHEHQDHVCDEQCDHDPDHEHHHEHHHHHNHDHDHAHHHHSNHLENDGFTSLSFQSDQPLSLRKFQYFLDNQLPASVFRAKGILWFDESPKRHIFHLSGKRFSIDGDEWKGEPKNQLVLIGQGLDHETLNFQINNCLCLPSTSRGKGFGK from the coding sequence ATGCAATCAGCCGTGACACCTAACACAGAATTAACAATGGATGACCCCAAGCGAGGAATGCCTGTCACCATTATTACAGGGTTCTTAGGGAGTGGGAAAACCACCCTCCTAAATCATATTTTATCCAATCAGCAGGGAATTAAAACCGCCGTCCTGGTGAATGAGTTTGGTGAAATTGGGATTGATAATGAATTGATTATCAATACCGATGAAAATAATACAATGGTTGAGTTAAGTAATGGTTGCGTTTGTTGCACCATTAATGAAGATTTAGTGAATGCGGTTTATAAAGTTTTAGAACGTTCTGAAAAAGTGGATTATATGGTGGTAGAAACCACCGGACTCGCTGATCCGCTTCCCGTTGCGCTAACCTTTTTAAGCACAGAATTACGGGACATGACTCGTTTAGATTCTATTGTAACGTTAGTGGATTGTGCGAATTTTAGTTTGGATTTATTCAACAGTGAAGCCGCTAATAGTCAGATTATCTACGGGGATATTATTGTTTTAAATAAAACCGATCTAGTCGATGAAGCGGATGTCGATTTATTAGAGATCAGAATTCGGGATATGAAAAAAGATTCCCGAATTTTACGCACTCATAACTCTCAAGTTCCTCTCCCCTTAGTTTTGAGTGTAGGATTATTTGAATCGGATAAATATTTTAATCCTGAATCTGATTCCCATGACGATGATCATGACCATGAACACGACCATGAACATCAAGATCATGTTTGTGATGAACAGTGCGATCACGACCCTGATCATGAACATCATCATGAACATCATCATCACCATAATCACGACCATGACCATGCTCATCATCATCATTCTAACCACTTAGAAAATGATGGCTTTACCTCCCTTTCTTTCCAAAGTGATCAACCCCTTTCTTTAAGAAAATTTCAATACTTTTTAGATAATCAACTCCCGGCGAGTGTATTTCGCGCTAAAGGAATTTTATGGTTTGATGAAAGTCCCAAACGTCATATTTTTCACTTAAGCGGAAAACGGTTTTCTATTGATGGTGATGAGTGGAAAGGTGAACCCAAAAACCAATTAGTTTTAATTGGTCAAGGTTTAGATCATGAAACCTTAAATTTTCAAATCAACAATTGTTTATGTCTACCCTCCACAAGCCGAGGGAAAGGGTTTGGAAAATAG
- the dtd gene encoding D-aminoacyl-tRNA deacylase, producing MRVIIQRVNASEVRVNGEIIGQIKRGLNLLVGIAETDTEIELNWMARKCLELRLFPDPETNTGKWEKSVQEIGGELLVISQFTLYGDCRKGRRPSFDRSAPPDQAQNLYQRFIEQLRLSGLKVETGKFGAMMQVLIENDGPVTLTLEKEANP from the coding sequence ATGCGGGTGATAATTCAACGGGTAAATGCGTCTGAAGTCAGGGTCAATGGTGAAATTATTGGTCAAATTAAACGCGGACTTAACTTATTAGTAGGAATTGCTGAAACTGATACCGAAATCGAACTAAACTGGATGGCTCGAAAATGTTTAGAATTACGATTATTTCCTGACCCCGAAACGAATACGGGAAAATGGGAAAAATCCGTCCAAGAAATCGGAGGTGAATTATTAGTTATCAGTCAATTTACGCTCTATGGAGACTGTCGAAAAGGTAGGCGTCCGTCTTTTGATCGTTCAGCGCCTCCAGACCAGGCTCAAAACCTCTATCAAAGGTTTATTGAACAATTGCGTTTGAGTGGTTTAAAAGTCGAAACGGGGAAATTTGGAGCCATGATGCAAGTTTTAATTGAAAATGATGGCCCTGTTACCTTAACCTTAGAAAAAGAAGCAAACCCTTAA
- a CDS encoding Hsp70 family protein, with protein MTIAIDFGTSNTVISRWNPVTQQAETLKLPNLSQISSQNPPLIPSLVYLKDANQGDILLGQQVRDGGYDISNDSRFFKNFKRGIGSNIQGFLPEIDSQTISFERVGELFLTGIVDAIRQIPMTVDALVFTVPVDSFESYRHWLGKVSQSLDVEQVQLLDEPTAAALGYGQADQELLLVIDLGGGTLDLSLVRLEGSANKKPLGFILKWGQKSFAESSGQRVKTARVLAKAGQNLGGSDIDNWLVDYFTQTQGLPKTPLTTRLAERLKIQLSLHSQATEVYFDDQTLDSYELALTREEFETILTGAQFFEMLDDSIGKVFQQARRQGIEVSDINAVLLVGGSAQIPAVQTWIQQYFKPDKIRCEKPFEAISHGALQLSQGTKIEDFLYHSYGVRYWNRRDNCHNWHPIIKSGQPYPMTTPVELVLGASIDNQPSIELILGELGDETGGTEVYFDGDRLITRRLDQRQIVQSLNDTQGGRTIAQLTPLGNPGSDRIKVLFQVDEKRFLRITVEDLLTNRMLLDNQVVVQLS; from the coding sequence ATGACCATTGCAATTGATTTTGGAACCAGTAATACGGTTATTTCTCGTTGGAATCCCGTCACACAACAAGCGGAAACTTTAAAATTGCCTAATTTATCTCAAATTTCTAGCCAAAATCCGCCCTTAATTCCTAGTTTAGTTTATCTCAAAGATGCCAATCAAGGAGATATTTTATTAGGTCAACAAGTGCGGGATGGAGGATATGATATTAGTAATGATTCTCGGTTTTTCAAAAATTTTAAACGGGGAATTGGTAGCAATATTCAGGGATTTTTACCTGAAATTGATAGTCAAACAATTAGCTTTGAACGAGTTGGGGAATTGTTTTTAACTGGAATTGTGGACGCAATTCGTCAAATTCCCATGACCGTTGATGCTTTGGTTTTTACCGTTCCCGTTGATAGTTTTGAATCCTATCGCCATTGGTTAGGAAAAGTCTCTCAGTCTCTTGATGTGGAACAGGTACAACTGTTAGATGAACCCACGGCGGCGGCTTTAGGATATGGACAGGCGGATCAAGAACTTTTATTAGTGATTGATTTAGGAGGAGGAACCTTAGATCTCTCCTTAGTTCGTTTAGAAGGAAGTGCTAATAAAAAGCCGTTAGGGTTTATTTTAAAATGGGGTCAAAAATCCTTTGCAGAATCATCAGGACAGAGGGTAAAAACAGCCAGAGTTTTAGCCAAAGCCGGACAAAATTTAGGCGGTTCAGATATTGATAATTGGTTGGTGGATTATTTTACTCAAACCCAAGGTTTACCGAAAACGCCTTTAACCACTCGTTTAGCGGAACGATTAAAAATTCAATTATCTTTACACAGTCAAGCCACTGAAGTTTATTTTGATGATCAAACTTTAGACAGTTATGAATTAGCCTTAACAAGAGAGGAGTTTGAAACGATTCTCACAGGGGCTCAATTTTTTGAAATGTTAGATGATTCTATCGGGAAAGTATTTCAACAAGCTCGTCGTCAGGGAATAGAAGTGTCTGATATTAATGCTGTATTGTTAGTGGGGGGAAGTGCTCAAATTCCGGCTGTACAAACGTGGATTCAGCAATATTTTAAACCGGATAAGATTCGCTGTGAAAAACCTTTTGAGGCGATTTCTCACGGTGCTTTACAACTGAGTCAAGGGACAAAAATAGAAGATTTTTTATATCATAGTTATGGGGTGCGGTATTGGAATCGTCGAGATAATTGCCACAATTGGCATCCGATTATCAAATCAGGTCAACCCTACCCGATGACAACACCTGTAGAATTAGTGTTGGGTGCATCAATAGACAATCAACCGAGTATTGAATTAATTTTAGGAGAATTGGGAGACGAAACGGGAGGAACAGAGGTTTATTTTGATGGCGATCGCTTAATTACTCGTCGTTTAGATCAACGTCAAATTGTACAATCATTGAATGATACCCAAGGAGGTCGAACCATTGCTCAATTAACTCCCCTAGGAAACCCCGGAAGCGATCGGATTAAAGTTTTATTCCAAGTGGATGAAAAACGATTTTTACGCATAACAGTTGAAGACTTATTGACAAATAGAATGCTTTTAGATAATCAAGTTGTTGTACAGTTAAGTTAA